A stretch of Lysobacter sp. K5869 DNA encodes these proteins:
- a CDS encoding MATE family efflux transporter: MAPSAPRGSHLLTEGPIGRTMISFALPIMAGNAAQSLNGSINSIWVGRYLGEAALTATANANNIMFFLIGSMFGIGMAATILIGQATGAQDTARARRIMGTSASFFLGLSVAIAAIGWFFADAILRGMGTPPAALPLAERYLRVIFLSIPFIYAFAFLSSALRGLGDSRTPFRFLLMSVALDIVLNPLLIFGWGPVPALGIAGSALSTFIGQGLSLAALLIHLRRKRHVLWLGRGDAHLLKIDPAVLRALIVKGVPMGLQMVLISLAMIAMIRLVNAHGTAIAAGYGAALQLWTYVQMPAMAIGAACSSIAAQSVGAGRWDRVDAAARTGTLFNFLMTGALIAPLILFDRYTLALFLPDGSASFEIARHLNHIAVFSFLFFGVTFVLSGVVRATGAVIPPLLILGSALWGIRVPFATFLQPVLGMDALWWSFPVSALCSMLMAMAYYRWGGWRKARMMAPPERVAAPVATQTIAAPAEVPASPPAPVADAAPEAEPSAR, translated from the coding sequence ATGGCCCCCAGCGCTCCCCGCGGCAGCCACCTGCTGACCGAAGGCCCGATCGGCCGCACCATGATTTCCTTCGCGCTGCCGATCATGGCCGGCAACGCCGCGCAATCGCTCAACGGCTCGATCAATTCGATCTGGGTCGGCCGCTACCTCGGCGAGGCCGCGCTGACCGCGACGGCCAACGCCAACAACATCATGTTCTTCCTGATCGGCTCGATGTTCGGCATCGGCATGGCGGCGACGATCTTGATCGGCCAAGCGACCGGCGCGCAGGACACGGCCAGGGCGCGCCGGATCATGGGCACCAGCGCGAGCTTCTTCCTCGGCTTGTCGGTGGCGATCGCGGCGATCGGCTGGTTCTTCGCCGACGCGATCCTGCGCGGCATGGGCACGCCGCCCGCCGCGCTGCCGCTGGCCGAACGCTACCTGCGGGTGATCTTCCTCTCGATCCCCTTCATCTACGCGTTCGCGTTCCTGTCCTCGGCGCTGCGCGGCCTCGGCGATTCGCGCACGCCGTTCCGCTTCCTGTTGATGTCGGTCGCGCTCGACATCGTGCTCAACCCGCTGCTGATCTTCGGCTGGGGGCCGGTGCCCGCGCTGGGCATCGCCGGTTCGGCGCTGTCGACCTTCATCGGCCAAGGCCTCAGCCTCGCCGCGCTGCTGATCCACCTGCGGCGCAAGCGCCACGTGCTGTGGCTGGGCCGCGGCGACGCGCATCTGCTCAAGATCGATCCGGCGGTGCTGCGCGCGCTGATCGTCAAGGGCGTGCCGATGGGCCTGCAGATGGTGCTGATCTCGCTGGCGATGATCGCGATGATCCGCTTGGTCAACGCCCACGGCACCGCCATCGCCGCGGGCTACGGCGCCGCGCTGCAGCTGTGGACCTACGTGCAGATGCCGGCGATGGCGATCGGCGCGGCGTGTTCGTCGATCGCCGCGCAGAGCGTCGGCGCGGGGCGCTGGGACCGGGTCGACGCGGCCGCGCGCACCGGCACCTTGTTCAATTTCCTGATGACCGGCGCGCTGATCGCGCCGCTGATCCTGTTCGACCGCTACACCCTGGCGCTGTTCCTGCCCGACGGCAGCGCCTCGTTCGAGATCGCGCGCCACCTCAACCACATCGCGGTGTTCTCGTTCCTGTTCTTCGGCGTGACCTTCGTGCTGTCCGGCGTGGTCCGCGCCACCGGCGCGGTGATTCCGCCGCTGCTGATCCTGGGCTCGGCGCTGTGGGGCATCCGCGTGCCGTTCGCGACGTTCCTGCAGCCGGTGCTGGGCATGGACGCGCTGTGGTGGAGCTTTCCGGTCAGCGCGCTGTGCTCGATGCTGATGGCGATGGCGTATTACCGCTGGGGCGGCTGGCGCAAGGCGCGGATGATGGCGCCGCCCGAGCGCGTGGCCGCGCCGGTGGCGACGCAGACCATCGCCGCGCCGGCGGAAGTGCCGGCCTCGCCGCCGGCACCGGTGGCCGATGCCGCGCCGGAGGCGGAGCCGTCGGCGCGCTGA
- a CDS encoding RNA-binding S4 domain-containing protein, with product MSKQDETTNSPVQATVRLDLWLWAARFFKTRALARQAVETGKVEVGGQRAKASRAVRLGDALKVARGEEHFEIAVTGLSDTRGSASVAQTLYAETEASRLAREQARALRAAERNGYRAPETKPDKRARRLIKALGDIDAL from the coding sequence ATGAGCAAGCAAGACGAAACGACGAATTCGCCGGTGCAGGCGACGGTGCGGCTGGACCTGTGGCTGTGGGCCGCGCGCTTCTTCAAGACCCGCGCGCTGGCGCGGCAGGCGGTGGAGACCGGCAAGGTCGAGGTCGGCGGCCAACGCGCCAAGGCCTCGCGCGCGGTGCGCCTGGGCGATGCGCTGAAAGTGGCGCGCGGCGAGGAACACTTCGAGATCGCGGTGACCGGTCTGAGCGACACGCGCGGATCGGCCAGCGTGGCGCAGACGCTTTATGCCGAGACCGAGGCCTCGCGCTTGGCGCGCGAGCAGGCGAGGGCGCTGCGCGCGGCCGAGCGCAACGGGTATCGGGCGCCGGAGACCAAGCCGGATAAGCGGGCGCGGCGGTTGATCAAGGCGTTGGGGGATATCGACGCGTTGTAG